AGCGGCAATCGCGCGCCCGGACTCTTGCTTGGCGCGAATGTGACGGAGGCTGACGCAAAAGCGAGTTTCGCAAAACTTCTCGCCGATTCGCCGTTCAAGGATTTGCGCGCCATTCGCGCGCAGCGCGTGCTCGGAATCTGGCACGATTTCTACAATTCGCCCTACAACATCCTGCTCGTCGAAGCGCTGGCGAAAGCGATTCATCCGGAGCTGTTCGGCGCGCTCGATCCGACAGCGACGCTGCACGATCTCGACACACATTATCTCGATGCGCCACAGGCCGGCACCTATTGGGTGAGCGCGCCTTGAACGCGCCTGCGACGCTCGCGCCATCGGCCTTCGAGTCCGTCGCGGCGGATTATCGCCGGCTGTTGCTGCGGCGGCTATCGATCATCGGCCTGCTCGTCATCGCGCTTATTGCCGCCTTCGCCGTCGATGTCGCGTCGGGGCCGTCGGGCCTCAGTATCGGCACGCTGGTCGCGGGCATTTTCCATCCGTCGCATCTCGATCGCGTCACGGCGGCGATCATCTGGAACGTGCGCCTGCCCTATGCATTGATGGCACTGCTTGTCGGGGCGTCGCTGTCGCTCTGCGGCGCGGAGATGCAGGCGATCCTCGACAATCCTCTGGCAAGCCCGTTCACGCTCGGCGTATCGTCAGCCGCCGCGCTCGGCGCGTCACTCGCCATCGTCTTCGGCTTCGCGCTGCCGTGGCTGCCAGCGAACGCCGCCGTCACCGTCTGCGCCTTCATCTGCGCCTTCGCATCTGTCCTGCTGCTGCAATTCATGTCGCGGCTGCGCGGTGCGGGTGTCGAAACGCTGGTCCTGTTCGGTATCGCGCTGGTCTTCTCGTGCAATGCAATCGTCGCGCTGCTGCAACTCATCGCGACCGAGGATGTGTTGCAGCAATTGATCTTCTGGACGCTCGGCAGCGTCGCCCGCGC
This Methylovirgula sp. DNA region includes the following protein-coding sequences:
- a CDS encoding iron ABC transporter permease: MNAPATLAPSAFESVAADYRRLLLRRLSIIGLLVIALIAAFAVDVASGPSGLSIGTLVAGIFHPSHLDRVTAAIIWNVRLPYALMALLVGASLSLCGAEMQAILDNPLASPFTLGVSSAAALGASLAIVFGFALPWLPANAAVTVCAFICAFASVLLLQFMSRLRGAGVETLVLFGIALVFSCNAIVALLQLIATEDVLQQLIFWTLGSVARADWQKVGILALILALLAPFSFMAAPALTALRLGEDRARSFGVDVRRLRFLSLFRISLLSATAVAFVGTIGFIGLVGPHIARLLVGEDQRYLLPASALTGALLLSLSSIASKFIMPGVIVPVGIVTALVGVPIFVLLVFKRGRRL